The sequence below is a genomic window from Humulus lupulus chromosome 3, drHumLupu1.1, whole genome shotgun sequence.
CTCACccccccacaaatctggcatcaatgtctgcaaacagaagaatggggaaaTGAGGGTAGAgaatttttaaaagctttttagaataacgctggacgagtataaaaagccaagcttttatacaacagcattctaacaaaaagttaAAGTGTTCCATACGAAtagtttgaaagacggattaaagggtgaaagcaaaaagtttctcaggaaagctttttcaactccccttagggcgggaaaaacctattttccaactagcctaaagatcgaatttttacttcaatctTACGTCCTAAACACATGATCCTGACtgatcaaactaactcgtaaccctttttgcctacaaaacgttctactcacaagcatctcaaaccagaaacagataatctCAAACGGTCTACATACAGAAACATGCGCCACAAAAATCTGAAGCATGGGAATTCGAAAGCTTACCAAGACAATGATCTTGGAAGTGCAGgagaacggtctccggagaagtttaaaactctggtttttagggtttcttgcaaagacagtggcgtgcgtaaaaagaaaaggaagacttcgaaggtcttatataagtttgtctctggcattaaaaagtgtaatcattactttccctttttcaaagtatggggaagcgggatggccgtcgaaatcatttctggggaactgaaaggacgtgattagacagaagtgggttactttttccaagaacacacgaagggttttgACACGTAagacggggttaccgaagagtcgttcgtccaaaattttattttactgctcgtgataaataaacttgggtggcaaatgttatccaaaaaattagcattgatgacgtggcaagtgatccctggacacgtggctgacacctggaaacgttttgttagagtatcgaccagaagacacattagaagcagtgcggcccagtcttacctgcgaccagtctggtcgatagtttcgcatacaaagcaacatttatgggaagatctttgtgaatcctgaatttatctcGCACAATCTCttggatatccgattatttaggagagaatatctgtaacaatcttttgtaatcccccttgagcctataaatagcaaaagatagctcaaggaagggactttttggcttttgaattatttgagactatagtaattctcctagtgatattgtattgttcttcagaggttagtgaaactcattgaacccttgttctttgatcacccctttgattctatatcaataatagtctaagtggacgtaggttattaccaaaccttggggccgaaccactataaaaatatcgtgttgttattaatttttgtcattacgttcttctcatcatattcattcatatcaagcatattctgactccgtgtcagttggccaaatcttgggtcaacaaacttcaaatttataaccaattactctaactaaatgttattattttaatatgatagcaacaaaaaatgtgttattgaatactttaagataacatcgaacataacattcaaaaactgttatagaaaagacgggacttttaataacaggggctacgtTATCATTTTGAAAAgagttatgaatactgttttttcttgtagtgtattaATATCTGCACTCTAGCCTTAACAGAAAACCTGATCAAGTTATCAATCTTATACACTGGCAAGCAGCTCTTCTCAACCCAGCACTGGTTTTTGTTCAGCCAGATGAGGTACACAGTAGCTGCACAAGCTGCATTAGCCACCAACGAACACCAATCTGTACGAGGCAAGGACAACCATTGATTCCAATCCGCATACTGAACTGGCCAAGAAGCCCCTCGCAGCCACCCTTGAACAGACTGCAAAACTTTCCTGGAGAAAACACACtcaaaaaagagatgaaaatgacTTTCATCTTCTTGATAACAAACTGGGCAACTTAATGACAGTGATGAAGCCAATCCCTTGGTCTAGTTCACAACAAGCCAAAGGATAAATTTGTGCTTAGGAATCGAGAGCCTACACCAAACGGCCTTCTCATACTGCACCAAAATGCCAGgaaacacaataaaataaagcTTTCCCAGCTGAAGCTTTCCATTCCTAACAACATCCTCCAAATCAGATCTAGATAAAACATGACAGAATTTGATgattttcctccaataccagctggtATCATGCTTTAACCGATAATCCCATATTGACACTCCTTTTAAGTAAATACAATTGATCCATTTaacccaaagcatgtcctactTGGAGGAAATAACCCAGATGAATTTAGCCAACATAATTTTATTCCAAGAAGAACTCTCCCTAAAACCCAATCCCCCAAAACATTTAGGCCGACAGACATGCTCCCAAGAGAAAAGATGAAGCTTGCTTCTGTTATCCTTCTCACCCCAAAGGAAGGTCCTACAAAGACAATCTATAGCTCTGATTACACTCTGAGGTAACAAAAAAATATTCATCCAATATGAACGAATCCCCAATAAAACAGAGTGAACTAACTGGACCTGACCAGCATAAGATAGATGTCGACTAGCCCAACCATTCAGCTGAATTCTCATTTTCTTAAGAATAACATCACAGTCAATGACCCTCCATTTGGTAGGTCTCAACGGGACACCCAAATATTTCAAAGGGAATTTCCCTTCAAGCAAATTAGAACACTGCAGAAGATGGACTTTATCCCCAGCAGCTAACCCTCCAATATATATTCTAGATTTGCTTTGATTAATAGATAGGCCCGAGGACTTAGTAAAATCAACAAACACTTTCTGAATTATCATGACTGACCTCGGGTTGGCTTTGTAAAACAAGAGGAGATCGTCAGCAAAATAAAGAATAGCAAGCTTTAGAGACTTACATAAAGGATGAAATCTGAAATCTTTCTCCATAATAGCCTTTAACAGCAAACAAGTAAGATAATCCATCACCATAACAAACAATAAAGGCAATATTGGGTCTCCTTGTCTGAGGCCTTAACTCCTTGAAAATGACCTTGAATGCTACCATTCATCATTAAAGAATAGGAAGACCCCCTAAGGCAAACCATGACCCACCTAATAAATCTCATCGGAAAACAAAAAGCATGAAGAAGGTTTTCCAAAAAATCCCAGTCAATTGAGTCATACGCATTGCTAATATCAATCTTCATAAGATACCGAGGGGAAATATTTTTCCTATTATAACCTTTAAGCAAGTCTTGAAGAATAAGCACATTATGAGTAAGAGAGCGATGCTTGATAAAAGCCCCCTAATTCTAATTAATCAATGAAGGAAGAATAGATTTTAGCCCATTGCACAACATTTTGGATATGTATTTGTATATAGTATTGCAACAAGCAATAGGTCTAAAATCTGTAGCATTAACTGGCTGGTCCACTTTCAGGATAAGAGATATGAGAGTGTTGTTTAAAGACTAAGGAATGCAAGCTGAGTCAAAAACTCAAGAACAGCGAATGCAATTTCCTTGCCAATATCCTTCCATAATGCTTTGAAAACTCCCGCCCCATACCCATCCTGACCTGGGCTTTTAAGTGAGTGGATACTAAACATAGCTGCTTTAACCTCAAGAATAGTGAAAGGTTTGATCAAACTCAGCTGGGCTTCACTACTCAACACCGAACCATATCCAATAGCTTGAACATCAATAATTCCCGTAGCCTGGCTAGCTGTACCCAGAAAACTCTGAAAATGCTGCAGAAAGTGACTAGTAACTTTAGTATAATCATCCACAACATGCCCTTCATCAGACACATAGGACACAATCCTATTAGCTAATTTCCTCTTCTTTAAACTAGCATGAAAAAAATGAAGAGTTGTCATCCCCAAAACGTAACCAGTCTATTTTGCTCTTTTGGTAGAGAAAACTAGCATACAATCTCTCCTGCCTCTTAAAATCCAGAAAAGCTTCACGATCCTCATTACACAACCTGCTATTGGACGGATAAGCAATGCAGTTAGAATGGGCCTGTTGATAAAATATTTTGCTTCTCTCATAGTTACAAGCAACATCCCGCATTACCTTCAAGTTAAACCCCTTCAAGACATGCTTAAGACGGGTAAGTTTCCAGCTGATTTGCTCTAAGCCTCTGCCATTATACATTAGCTTTTTCGACCAGTTCGTTAAAACCGTTTCCCTAAATTGAGGATGAGCTATCCACATGTTGTAAAATCGAAAAGGCTTCACCCCAACCCTTAGAGCAGGAAGATGTTTAATCAGAATAAAAGAATGATCTGACATAACCTCCCATTGAGAACAAGCAAGGACTAAAGGAAAATCATCCAGCCAAGCTTCATTAACAAAAACCCTATCCAACTTGGAAAAAATACGAGCCCCTCCTTCTTGATTATTCGACCAAGTGTAAAAAGACCCCATAACCTTCATTTCCTCAACTAAACCAAGATCAAGACACTGTCTAGCATCCTCCATTTCTTTCACTGTGATAGGTCTGCCACCCATTTTGTCATTCGGAGCAAAAACAACATTAAAATCCCCAAGAATAATCCAAGCTTTAATAGGCCTTTGTAAATGGGAAAAATCATGCCATAAAGTTCTCCTAGTCTCCAAAAAATTAGAGCCATAAACAATTGTAAGAAAAAAACCAAGTTTATTGTATAATCTAGCTTGACAGTGGAATAATTGAGCACTTTCCTGGATCACTTCAACATGCACCAACTTAGCTTTCCATATCAATAAAATTATACCCTCCAATGTATCACTACTGTAAAACTCCCAACCAAAAAAAGTAGAACTCATAACTTCTTTTATTTTCGCTCCCTTGATTTTTGTTTCAAGAAGAGCCCCAATCCCAACTTTATTCAATCTACAAACATCAAGAACCATCTGCTGTTTATTCAGTTTATCCAGTCCTCTAACATTCCAACACATTATGTTGCTGCAATCCATACTTATCTAGTGTGGTTGGGAATGTAGAAACTGGTTTCTGGTACTCTTGAAGTACACTAAACTGGTTCATGATCTGCTTAACTGAAGTCTGGACTCCTTGCCTCTTAACTCTAGTAGTTTTCGGAGAAATCCAATGAGCCTCTACAGGATTAGTATATGGTTGAACAGAAGTTAATTGAGTAGAATTTATCTGATGAACTAAACCAGGAGCAATCAGACTAACAGGTTTCTCAGCCTCAGGCTTCTCTTCATTCGGGTGTACAGGTTGCTCTGCCTCAGTTTTTCTTGCATTCGAACTGCTAGGTTTCTCTTCCTTTTGCTTCATTTCTTTCTACCTCCAAACAGCTTCAGAGACATACTTACACGATGTTACTGAGTGTCCCAATTTCTTACCATTACTACATTTAGTTGGCAACCATTCGTAGTCTATAATTTGTTCCATAATTTGACCCTTCTTATTGAAATAACTAATGAATTTCAAAAGATTATCAGCTATCTCCATCTCAACTAAGATACAAGCAAATTTTATCATTGACCGATCCTTGGTTATTTTGTCAATCATTATAGTCTTACCTATTGTGCTAAAAAGAGAACTCAAACAATTCACTCCCCAGTATTGCAATCCTAGATCAGGTAACCGGATCCACACAGGCACTGATTTAATGGACTTGAAGGATTCAATGTCAGCAGTCCATGGACGGAGAACAACTGGTTTCTTATCAAAATGCACCACACCTGACTCCAAAACTAGATCACGCGTTGCTTCATCTTTGAATTTCACCATAGTAAAACCAGAATTCATTCGGGCAACACTCACAATGCCAAGCTTATCCTAAATCCGTTTGATAAACCCTTCAAAAACTACCAGAGGTTGATTAGCACCAATCACCACACATATCAAAGCTGATTTCCAGAATGAAGCTTCCACTACAATCTCCTCCATATCCAATTTTGCAATTATCTGACCATCCTTTTGAAATGGTTCCGAATAATGAAGCTTTGTACATCCAAGTGATGGGAGTGATTCTTGAAATTTTGCCCAGGTTTCCTTGGCTGAGTCCTGGAAAGATTGCTCCTCAACCTCTGCAACCCAAGTCATTTTATCTTGGTCCTTGCCTAAATCGTAATCCTCCTTCAAAGCATCACTATTGTTCTTCTGTAATCCCCAAGCCTTCAATTTCTTCTATCACAAATCGTTGTTGCTCAAAATCTTCTCCATTGGATGAAGGGAGCTCCGATGCAACGACTGGTTTTGCAAGCTTCGGCCCAGGTTTTTGCCTCCACGCCATGGAAGAGAGAGAATCTGAGTACCACACTCTTTTTAAATTttcttaatggccattaatatagtagtcctatatgttatatgtttttatagtcatgtgttttatagtatatgctttatgatttatgacatatatgttttagtagaattttcattgctgggcatta
It includes:
- the LOC133825142 gene encoding uncharacterized protein LOC133825142 — encoded protein: MNSGFTMVKFKDEATRDLVLESGVVHFDKKPVVLRPWTADIESFKSIKSVPVWIRLPDLGLQYWGVNCLSSLFSTIGKTIMIDKITKDRSMIKFACILVEMEIADNLLKFISYFNKKGQIMEQIIDYEWLPTKCSNGKKLGHSVTSCKYVSEAVWR